A window of Diorhabda carinulata isolate Delta chromosome 7, icDioCari1.1, whole genome shotgun sequence contains these coding sequences:
- the LOC130896715 gene encoding calcium uniporter protein, mitochondrial isoform X3 — MSIRIMNKLKLNVTVEYHKGLPQITVPLPSRKERCKFTLKPITNTVGDFLEMLKREDKGIDRVVCKCRDDTRIASSNTIETLLDDDFKLVINDCSYNVISPKHERVTGEEIQRLNDIKNLVSQLYEAMHVEEHQISKEKELVTQLETIKKELLPLEQLKNDIELVAYRKGNWLAWAGLGLMSVQFGILARLTWWEYSWDIMEPVTYFVTYGTAMACYAYFVLTKEEYILQDVRNRQHLMVIHKKSKQIGLDITQYNMLKQEAARIEYTLKKLRNPLKLKLPPKQTSSQLASTGTGNVTVTLVNDPTTQPKVVLDPSVTPLVSKDIKPTEDSKTTNEDSSKCVVENEPKK; from the exons acgTAACAGTGGAATACCACAAAGGACTGCCTCAAATTACAGTGCCCTTGCCGAGTCGAAAAGAAAGATGTAAATTCACACTAAAACCGATTACTAATACCGTAGGGGACtttttagaaatgttaaaaCGAGAAGATAAAGGAATCGACAGGGTGGTGTGTAAATGTCGCGACGATACTCGAATAGCGTCTTCCAATACTATAGAAACTTTATTAGATGATGATTTCAAATTAGTGATTAACGACTGTTCCTATAATGTTATTTCTCCGAAACACGAGAGAGTTACAGGAGAAGAAATACAAag acttaatgacatcaaaaatttaGTTAGCCAATTGTACGAAGCAATGCATGTCGAAGAACATCAGATCTCCAAGGAAAAAGAACTGGTGACTCAACTGGAGACAATCAAAAAAGAATTATTACCACTAGAACAG ttgaaaaatgatattgaacTAGTTGCCTATCGGAAAGGTAATTGGCTGGCGTGGGCGGGATTAGGATTGATGTCAGTCCAATTTGGTATCTTGGCCAGGTTAACCTGGTGGGAATACTCATGGGATATTATGGAACCTGTTACATACTTTGTTACCTATGGTACTGCTATGGCGTGTTATGCCTATTTTGTTCTCACTAAAGAG GAATACATTTTACAAGATGTCAGGAACAGACAGCATTTGATGgtaattcataaaaaatctaaaCAAATAGGTTTGGACATTACGCAATACAACATGCTTAAACAAGAAGCTGCTAGAATAGAATACACATTGAAGAAACTAAGGAATCCCTTGAAATTGAAGTTGCCCCCTAAACAGACGTCCTCCCAATTAGCTTCAACCGGAACAGGCAATGTTACGGTAACTTTAGTCAACGATCCCACAACCCAACCCAAAGTTGTTTTAGATCCCAGTGTTACACCTTTAGTTTCTAAAGATATTAAACCCACAGAAGATTCGAAGACTACTAATGAAGATTCTTCGAAATGTGTTGTGGAAAATGAAcccaaaaaatga